A single window of Nicotiana sylvestris chromosome 5, ASM39365v2, whole genome shotgun sequence DNA harbors:
- the LOC104232398 gene encoding MADS-box protein JOINTLESS: MAREKIQIKKIDNATARQVTFSKRRRGLFKKAEELSVLCDADVALIIFSSTGKLFEYSSSSMKEILERRDLHSKNLEKLDHPSLELQLVENSNYSRLSKEISEKSHRLRQMRGEELQGLSIEELQQLERSLEAGLTRVIERKGDKIMSEINQLQQKGMQLMEENERLKQQVMEISNNGYNNPAAVLVAVESENGYINEEGQSSESVTNACNSTGPPPQDDDSSDTSLKLGLPYSG, translated from the exons ATGGCTAGAGAGAAAATTCAGATCAAGAAAATTGATAACGCAACAGCAAGACAAGTAACCTTCTCAAAGAGAAGAAGAGGGCTTTTTAAGAAAGCTGAAGAACTTTCTGTTCTTTGTGATGCTGATGTTGCTCTCATTATTTTCTCATCTACTGGAAAACTCTTTGAGTATTCTAGCTCCAG CATGAAGGAAATTCTTGAGAGGCGTGATTTGCATTCAAAGAATTTGGAAAAATTAGACCATCCATCACTTGAGCTGCAG CTAGTAGAGAACAGCAATTACTCCAGACTAAGCAAGGAAATATCTGAGAAAAGTCATCGATTAAG ACAAATGAGGGGAGAAGAACTCCAAGGATTAAGTATTGAAGAGTTGCAGCAGTTGGAGAGGTCTCTCGAAGCTGGATTGACCCGCGTCATAGAGAGAAAG GGTGATAAAATAATGTCAGAGATCAACCAGCTTCAGCAAAAG GGCATGCAACTAATGGAAGAGAATGAAAGATTGAAGCAACAG GTGATGGAGATATCAAATAATGGATACAACAACCCAGCAGCAGTATTAGTAGCAGTTGAATCAGAAAATGGGTATATTAATGAGGAAGGTCAATCATCTGAATCTGTCACTAATGCATGTAACTCTACTGGCCCTCCTCCTCAAGATGACGACAGTTCTGATACTTCTCTCAAGTTGGG GTTGCCCTACTCAGGTTGA